In the Takifugu flavidus isolate HTHZ2018 chromosome 11, ASM371156v2, whole genome shotgun sequence genome, one interval contains:
- the LOC130533894 gene encoding uncharacterized protein LOC130533894, translated as MGKSKLAPRPAHTIPRLELCAAVLAVELYELIRDEIDVEVDVVKFFTDSKIVLGYICNSTRRFYMYVSNRVIRIRRSTHPDQWHYVPTELNPADVATRTIPSTQLQRSIWFSGPAFLYHDKTRETMESSSFSLVDPEADEEIRPEVKTFVTKTSNGQLGSHRFERCSSWTGLNKTIARLIHIGTSYRRSVNAGKKGWRCFKEEVSLHELSQSKTVIIRSVQQEAFKEELKCLGKGHKMPGRSTLERLNPIIDEEGLLRIGGRLSSADLSKDEKHPLIMPHNHHVSTLLVRHFHEQVAHQGRHITEGALRAAGYWMMGSKRLVSSIIYKCVTCRKLRGRLEEQKMADLPPDRLSPEPPFTTVGLDIFGPWAVSTRRTRGGSADSKRWAVLFTCMATRAVHIELIEAMSTDSFINALRRFFSIRGPAKLLRSDRGTNFVGACRELDMATNDSAVNRFLQEKGCSWAFNPAHASHMGGAWERLIGVARRILDAILLQKSPIRLTHEILSTFMAEVMAIINARPLVPISTDPEMPAVLTPAMLLTQKMSTVSAPSGDFCSASLYRKQWKQVQCLADTFWKRWKGEYLSTLQCSRKWTNVKPNVKEGDVVLLKDSQAHRNEWPVGLVVKALPSSDSKVRKVEVRVVKEGKAKVFLRPITEIVVLLSEI; from the coding sequence ATGGGAAAGTCAAAGTTGGCCCCACGCCCTGCCCACACAATTCCCCGTCTAGagctttgtgctgcagttttgGCTGTGGAGCTATATGAGTTGATCAGAGACGAGATTGATGTAGAAGTGGATGTTGTGAAGTTTTTCACCGATAGCAAAATCGTGCTTGGTTACATCTGTAACTCCACAAGAAGATTTTACATGTATGTTTCAAACAGGGTCATCCGAATCAGAAGGTCCACTCACCCCGATCAGTGGCACTATGTACCCACAGAGCTCAATCCAGCTGATGTGGCAACCAGAACCATACCTTCAACCCAACTCCAAAGAAGTATTTGGTTCTCTGGTCCAGCCTTCCTGTATCACgacaaaacaagagaaacaaTGGAATCAAGCTCCTTCTCACTGGTTGATCCTGAAGCTGATGAAGAAATTCGTCCTGAGGTCAAGACCTTTGTTACCAAAACTTCCAATGGTCAGTTGGGCTCACATCGTTTTGAGAGATGTTCAAGTTGGACAGGCCTCAACAAAACGATAGCCAGACTCATTCACATTGGAACGTCTTACAGAAGATCAGTAAATGCAGGGAAGAAAGGTTGGAGATGCTTCAAAGAGGAGGTGAGCTTGCACGAACTCTCACAATCCAAGACTGTGATTATTCGGTCTGTCCAACAGGAAGCCTTTAAGGAGGAATTGAAATGTCTGGGAAAAGGACACAAAATGCCCGGACGCAGTACACTGGAAAGGCTCAATCCAATCATAGATGAAGAGGGTCTGCTTCGCATTGGAGGTCGGCTATCTTCAGCTGATTTGTCAAAAGACGAGAAGCACCCTTTGATTATGCCTCACAACCACCACGTTTCAACATTGTTGGTAAGGCACTTTCACGAACAAGTAGCTCACCAAGGGCGACACATCACCGAAGGAGCACTACGAGCTGCCGGCTACTGGATGATGGGCAGCAAGCGCTTGGTGTCTTCAATCATTTACAAGTGTGTCACGTGTCGCAAGCTACGAGGCAGGTTAGaagaacagaaaatggcagACCTGCCGCCTGATAGACTCAGTCCTGAACCTCCATTCACTACTGTCGGTCTTGACATCTTCGGCCCTTGGGCTGTGTCAACGCGACGCACaagaggaggaagtgcagaTAGCAAGCGCTGGGCAGTGCTTTTTACATGCATGGCAACCAGAGCAGTCCACATTGAACTTATTGAAGCCATGTCAACAGACAGTTTTATTAATGCATTGAGAAGGTTTTTCTCAATTCGAGGCCCAGCAAAACTTCTGCGATCTGACAGAGGAACCAATTTTGTGGGCGCTTGTCGAGAATTGGACATGGCAACAAACGATTCGGCAGTCAATAGGTTTCTCCAAGAAAAAGGATGCTCCTGGGCCTTCAACCCTGCGCATGCTTCTCACATGGGTGGCGCCTGGGAAAGGTTGATTGGGGTTGCCAGGCGCATTCTAGATGCCATCTTGCTCCAAAAAAGTCCAATTCGCTTGACGCATGAAATCCTGTCTACATTCATGGCAGAGGTGATGGCAATAATCAATGCAAGACCCCTTGTGCCCATATCAACCGACCCAGAGATGCCTGCAGTTCTTACTCCGGCGATGCTTCTGACCCAGAAAATGAGTACTgtctccgctccctctggagaCTTTTGTTCAGCTTCGTTGTACCGGAAACAATGGAAACAAGTCCAGTGTCTGGCTGACACCTTCTGGAAGCGGTGGAAAGGAGAGTATCTTTCAACGCTGCagtgcagcagaaaatggactAATGTGAAGCCAAATGTGAAGGAAGGAGATGTGGTCCTACTGAAAGACAGCCAGGCGCACAGGAATGAATGGCCTGTTGGACTGGTTGTGAAAGCGTTACCAAGCAGCGACAGTAAGGTCAGGAAGGTGGAGGTACGGGTTGTGAAAGAAGGGAAGGCCAAAGTGTTCTTGAGACCAATCACAGAGATTGTAGTTCTTCTTTCAGAGATTTAA
- the LOC130534284 gene encoding CMRF35-like molecule 1: MALHLSISLLLTGLTGVYSVTTVTRVSVKAGDSVSIPCLYHPKYTSHVKYLCQGYPYEFCSYAVKTNWQSSGRFLISDDREKKVFTVTIKDVREGYKNFWCVVEINERRDVGNIFPNVSHKRDVSSLYVDHQEVTGFIGGQTTIKCYYQNSGQAKWCRVGGPCVTQSQGSIDGTTVFINETPPSVFTVTMSGLKMEDSGWYWCSRGDLQMPVQIIVREKPSTTAQPETFTSPELVSPSTTNEAEKPSTTDETEKPSTTDEDAPNSLSGSFTIVIISLYLFIVMVCLSSLIWFCIKRQKQIQEEPSAEMLDMACPEDEVIYSKMKTKPESSHRPLCSENEVTYSSVRIPEQRPKPMCSENEVTYSSVKIPGPERRPKETTDIYSKLANSRKL; this comes from the exons ATGGCTCTTCACCTcagcatttctctcctcctcactggactCACAG GAGTTTACAGCGTCACTACAGTCACTAGAGTGTCAGTGAAAGCTGGAGATTCCGTCTCAATTCCATGTCTGTACCACCCAAAATACACCAGCCATGTGAAATACTTGTGTCAAGGATATCCTTACGAGTTCTGCTCATATGCAGTTAAGACAAACTGGCAGAGTTCAGGAAGGTTTTTGATCTctgatgacagagagaaaaaagtctttACTGTGACCATAAAAGATGTGAGAGAGGGATACAAAAATTTCTGGTGTGTTGTGGAGATTAATGAACGAAGAGATGTTGGAAACATATTTCCAAATGTCAGTCACAAGAGG GATGTTTCCAGTCTCTATGTGGATCATCAGGAGGTAACTGGATTTATTGGAGGACAAACAACCATCAAATGTTACTATCAGAACTCTGGACAAGCTAAATGGTGCCGGGTGGGTGGCCCCTGTGTGACACAGTCACAGGGATCAATAGATGGAACCACAGTATTCATTAATGAGACACCTCCCAGCGTCTTCACAGTGACTATGAGCggactgaagatggaggacagtggttggtactggtgcagcagaggagatctACAGATGCCGGTGCAGATAATTGTCAGAGAGAAACCGTCCACCA CTGCTCAGCCTGAGACTTTTACTAGTCCTGAACTTGTCTCTCCGTCGACCacaaatgaagcagagaaaccgtcgaccacagatgaaacagagaaaccgtcgaccacagatgaagatgctcccaacag tctttcaGGTTCCTTCACGATTGTCATCATCTCGTTGTACTTGTTCATCGTCATGGTATGTTTGTCCTCATTGATCTGGTTCtgcataaaaagacaaa agcagatccaggaggaacCATCAGCTGAGATGTTG gaCATGGCTTGTCCTGAAGATGAAGTGATTTACAGTAAGATGAAGACAAAACCAGAATCTTCGCATCGG CCATTGTGTTCTGAAAATGAAGTCACCTATAGTTCCGTGAGAATTCCAGAGCAGAGACCCAAG CCAATGTGTTCTGAGAATGAAGTCACCTATAGTTCTGTGAAGATTCCAGGACCAGAAAGGAGACCCAAG GAGACTACTGACATATACAGCAAATTGGCTAATAGCCGCAAACTGTAG